From one Gemmobacter sp. genomic stretch:
- a CDS encoding NuoB/complex I 20 kDa subunit family protein produces the protein MGVMTGANTAGADREVATQALNRELQDKGFLLTSTEDIINWARNGSLHWMTFGLACCAVEMIQMSMPRYDVERFGTAPRASPRQSDLMIVAGTLTNKMAPALRKVYDQMPEPRYVISMGSCANGGGYYHYSYSVVRGCDRVVPVDIYVPGCPPTAEALLYGILQLQRKIRRTGTLVR, from the coding sequence ATGGGAGTGATGACCGGGGCGAACACCGCCGGAGCCGACCGCGAGGTCGCCACCCAGGCGCTGAACCGCGAATTGCAGGACAAGGGCTTCCTGCTGACATCGACCGAAGACATCATCAACTGGGCGCGCAATGGCTCGCTGCACTGGATGACCTTCGGCCTGGCCTGCTGCGCGGTCGAGATGATCCAGATGTCGATGCCGCGCTATGACGTGGAACGCTTCGGCACCGCGCCGCGCGCCTCGCCGCGCCAGTCGGACCTGATGATCGTGGCCGGAACGCTGACCAACAAGATGGCCCCGGCGCTGCGCAAGGTCTATGACCAGATGCCCGAACCGCGCTACGTGATCTCGATGGGGTCGTGCGCCAATGGCGGCGGCTATTATCACTACAGCTATTCCGTGGTGCGCGGCTGTGATCGCGTGGTGCCGGTGGATATCTACGTTCCCGGCTGCCCCCCCACCGCCGAGGCGCTGTTGTATGGCATCTTGCAGTTGCAGCGGAAGATCCGCCGCACCGGCACGCTTGTGCGCTGA
- the nuoK gene encoding NADH-quinone oxidoreductase subunit NuoK, whose amino-acid sequence MVTVGLEHYLIVAAALFVIGIFGIFLNRKNVIVILMSIELILLSVNINLVAFSSHLGDLVGQVFTMFVLTVAAAEAAIGLAILVCFFRNKGSIDVEDVNVMKG is encoded by the coding sequence ATGGTGACAGTGGGACTGGAACATTACCTGATCGTGGCGGCGGCGCTGTTCGTCATCGGGATTTTCGGCATCTTCCTCAACCGGAAGAACGTGATCGTCATCCTGATGTCGATCGAACTTATCCTGCTGTCGGTCAACATCAACCTGGTCGCCTTTTCCAGCCATCTCGGCGATCTGGTCGGGCAGGTGTTCACCATGTTCGTCCTGACGGTGGCTGCGGCCGAAGCGGCGATCGGGCTTGCGATCCTGGTCTGCTTCTTCCGCAACAAGGGCAGCATCGACGTCGAAGACGTCAACGTGATGAAGGGCTGA
- the nuoI gene encoding NADH-quinone oxidoreductase subunit NuoI, which yields MTIDINRAVKYFFLVDFIKGFGLGMKYFFAPKDTVNYPHEKGPLSPRFRGEHALRRYPNGEERCIACKLCEAICPAQAITIDAEPRDDGSRRTTRYDIDMTKCIYCGFCQEACPVDAIVEGPNFEFATETREELFYDKEKLLANGARWEAEIARNLELDAPYR from the coding sequence ATGACGATCGACATCAACCGCGCCGTAAAATACTTCTTCCTGGTGGACTTCATCAAAGGTTTCGGCCTGGGGATGAAGTATTTCTTCGCGCCCAAGGATACGGTGAACTACCCGCATGAAAAGGGGCCGCTGTCGCCCCGCTTCCGCGGCGAACACGCGCTGCGCCGCTATCCGAACGGCGAGGAACGCTGCATCGCCTGCAAGCTGTGCGAGGCGATCTGCCCGGCGCAGGCCATCACCATCGACGCAGAACCGCGCGACGATGGCAGCCGCCGCACCACGCGCTACGACATCGACATGACCAAATGCATCTACTGCGGCTTCTGCCAGGAGGCTTGCCCGGTCGATGCCATCGTCGAGGGGCCGAATTTCGAATTCGCCACCGAAACGCGCGAAGAACTGTTCTACGACAAGGAAAAACTCCTTGCCAACGGCGCCCGCTGGGAAGCCGAGATCGCCCGCAACCTGGAACTGGACGCGCCCTACAGATGA
- a CDS encoding NADH-quinone oxidoreductase subunit J, which produces MTVADLAFYAFAIVTVTAGLLVTVSRNPVHSVLWLILTFFSAAGLFVLLGAEFVAMLLVIVYVGAVAVLFLFVVMMLDVDFAELKGEMARTMPLALLVGLVLLMQFALAFGAWHQAEGALGLRQAVTPAMTDIHNTKALGLLIYDQYILLFQVAGLILLVAMIGAIALTLRHRTNVKRQNVLQQMWRDPAKTMELKDVKPGQGL; this is translated from the coding sequence ATGACCGTCGCCGATCTGGCCTTTTATGCCTTTGCCATCGTCACCGTGACGGCGGGGCTGCTGGTCACCGTGTCGCGCAACCCGGTGCATTCGGTGCTGTGGCTGATCCTGACCTTCTTCTCGGCGGCGGGGCTGTTCGTCCTGCTGGGGGCGGAATTCGTCGCCATGCTGCTGGTCATCGTCTATGTCGGCGCGGTGGCGGTGCTGTTCCTGTTCGTCGTGATGATGCTGGACGTGGACTTTGCCGAACTCAAGGGCGAAATGGCCCGCACCATGCCGCTGGCGCTGCTGGTGGGGCTGGTGCTGCTGATGCAGTTCGCGCTGGCCTTTGGTGCCTGGCATCAGGCCGAAGGCGCGCTTGGCCTGCGCCAGGCGGTGACGCCCGCGATGACCGATATCCACAACACCAAGGCGCTGGGTCTGCTGATCTATGACCAGTATATCCTGCTGTTCCAGGTTGCCGGGCTGATCCTGCTGGTCGCGATGATCGGCGCCATCGCCCTGACGCTGCGCCACCGCACCAACGTCAAGCGGCAGAACGTGCTGCAACAGATGTGGCGCGATCCGGCCAAGACGATGGAACTCAAGGATGTGAAGCCCGGGCAGGGGCTTTAA
- the nuoG gene encoding NADH-quinone oxidoreductase subunit NuoG, whose translation MSALKKVIIDGIEVEVDAAMTIIQAAEVAGVEIPRFCYHERLSIAGNCRMCLVEVVGGPPKPAASCAMQIRDLRPGPNGEPPVVKTNSPMVKKAREGVMEFLLINHPLDCPICDQGGECDLQDQAMAYGVDFSRYREPKRASEDLNLGPLVATTMTRCISCTRCVRFTTEVAGITQMGQTGRGEDSEITSYLNQTLDSNLQGNIIDLCPVGALTSKPYAFTARPWELTKTETIDVMDALGSNIRVDTKGREVMRILPRNNDDVNEEWISDKTRFVWDGLRRQRLDTPYIRENGKLRKASWAQALEAVAAAVKGRKVAGLIGDLAPVEAVYSLKTLVESLGGTVESRVDGAKLPAGNRSAYVGTATIADIDSAKTILLVGTNPRTEAPVLNARIRKAWLAGARVGLIGPDADLTYEYHHFGNSRDALVDLVGKVEAKPDTVVIVGQGALNEADGEAVLSQVMKYTEGAGAKLMVLHTAAARVGAMDVGAVTEGGLTAALDGAEVVWNLGADEVEIAAGPVVIYQGSHGDRGAHRADIILPGAAYTEENGLFVNTEGRPQLATRAGFAPGEAKENWAILRAVSAVVGKQLPWDDLAGLRRALVAAHPHLGAVGEVAANDWNRIPLRDPAKASFRNAVKDFWLTNPIARASPLMAELSANAAARARAPLAAE comes from the coding sequence ATGAGCGCGCTGAAGAAAGTCATCATCGACGGGATCGAAGTCGAAGTCGATGCAGCGATGACCATCATCCAGGCGGCCGAGGTCGCCGGGGTCGAGATCCCGCGCTTCTGCTACCACGAGCGGCTGTCGATCGCCGGCAACTGCCGGATGTGTCTGGTCGAGGTGGTGGGCGGCCCGCCCAAGCCCGCCGCATCCTGCGCGATGCAGATCCGCGATCTGCGGCCCGGCCCGAATGGTGAGCCGCCGGTGGTCAAGACCAACTCGCCGATGGTGAAAAAGGCCCGCGAAGGGGTGATGGAGTTTCTGCTCATCAACCACCCGCTGGATTGCCCGATCTGCGACCAGGGCGGCGAATGCGACCTGCAGGATCAGGCCATGGCCTATGGCGTGGATTTCAGCCGCTACCGCGAGCCGAAGCGCGCCTCAGAGGATCTGAACCTGGGCCCGCTGGTCGCCACCACGATGACGCGCTGCATTTCCTGCACCCGCTGTGTGCGCTTTACCACCGAGGTGGCGGGCATCACCCAGATGGGGCAGACCGGGCGCGGCGAAGACAGCGAGATCACCAGCTATCTGAACCAGACGCTGGACAGCAACCTGCAGGGCAACATCATCGACCTGTGCCCGGTCGGCGCGCTGACCAGCAAGCCCTATGCCTTTACCGCCCGTCCGTGGGAACTGACCAAGACCGAAACCATCGACGTGATGGACGCGCTTGGCAGCAACATCCGCGTCGATACCAAGGGCCGCGAAGTCATGCGCATCCTGCCGCGCAACAATGACGACGTGAACGAGGAATGGATCAGCGACAAGACCCGCTTCGTCTGGGACGGCCTGCGCCGCCAGCGGCTGGACACGCCCTATATCCGCGAGAACGGCAAGCTGCGCAAAGCCAGCTGGGCGCAGGCGCTGGAGGCTGTGGCCGCCGCAGTCAAGGGCCGCAAGGTGGCCGGCCTGATCGGTGATCTCGCCCCGGTCGAGGCGGTGTATTCGCTGAAAACCCTGGTGGAGTCGCTGGGCGGCACGGTGGAATCGCGCGTCGATGGTGCCAAGCTGCCGGCAGGCAACCGGTCTGCCTATGTCGGCACCGCGACGATTGCCGATATCGACAGCGCCAAGACCATCCTGCTGGTCGGTACCAATCCGCGGACCGAGGCGCCGGTGCTGAACGCCCGTATCCGCAAGGCCTGGCTGGCCGGCGCCCGCGTTGGCCTGATCGGGCCGGACGCGGACCTGACCTATGAATACCATCACTTCGGCAACAGCCGCGATGCGCTGGTCGATCTGGTCGGCAAGGTCGAGGCCAAGCCCGATACCGTCGTCATCGTCGGGCAGGGCGCCCTGAACGAGGCCGATGGCGAAGCCGTGCTGAGCCAGGTGATGAAATACACCGAAGGCGCCGGTGCCAAGCTGATGGTGCTGCACACCGCCGCCGCCCGCGTGGGCGCGATGGATGTGGGCGCCGTCACCGAAGGCGGCCTGACCGCCGCGCTGGACGGGGCCGAGGTGGTCTGGAACCTGGGCGCCGACGAGGTGGAAATTGCCGCCGGTCCCGTGGTGATCTATCAGGGCAGCCACGGCGACCGTGGCGCGCACCGCGCCGACATCATCCTGCCGGGCGCCGCCTATACCGAGGAAAACGGCCTGTTCGTGAACACCGAAGGCCGCCCGCAACTGGCCACGCGCGCCGGCTTTGCCCCGGGTGAGGCCAAGGAAAACTGGGCTATCCTGCGCGCGGTTTCGGCCGTGGTCGGCAAGCAGCTGCCGTGGGATGATCTGGCCGGCCTGCGCCGCGCGCTGGTTGCTGCCCACCCGCATCTGGGTGCCGTGGGCGAAGTGGCCGCGAACGACTGGAACCGCATCCCGCTGCGTGACCCGGCCAAGGCCAGCTTCCGCAATGCGGTCAAGGACTTCTGGCTGACGAACCCCATCGCGCGCGCCTCGCCGCTGATGGCGGAGCTGTCGGCCAATGCTGCCGCGCGCGCCCGCGCGCCGCTGGCGGCCGAGTGA
- a CDS encoding NADH-quinone oxidoreductase subunit E — translation MLRRLAHHQPEGFAFTPANQAWADAQITKYPEGRQASAIIPLLWRAQEQEGWLTKPAIEAVADMLGMAHIRALEVATFYFMFQLHPVGSVANIQICGTTSCMICGAEDLMEVCKRKISPKPHTVSADGKFAWEEVECLGACANAPMAQIGKDYYEDLTAEKLEWLIDELSAGRVPVPGPQNGRYSSEPLSGLTSLKDFESGRTQYNASVQAAVDIGDSVKRIDGTEVPLIVSWRRKDTADVPARASEEPSKAAAGIAPEKAEALATGKPPVEVAKPAGVAEAAPGQNVAEAAGTKPAALAAARDGKGDDLKVIEGIGPVLEKLCHELGIFHYDQIAAWGPAEIAWMDANLKGFKGRVTRDKWVAQAKLIGEVGIPAFLERAKTNDY, via the coding sequence ATGCTGCGTCGTCTTGCCCATCATCAACCCGAAGGCTTCGCCTTCACCCCTGCGAACCAGGCCTGGGCCGACGCCCAGATCACCAAGTACCCCGAAGGCCGCCAGGCCAGCGCGATCATCCCGCTGCTGTGGCGCGCGCAGGAACAGGAAGGCTGGCTGACCAAGCCCGCCATCGAGGCGGTCGCGGATATGCTGGGCATGGCCCATATCCGCGCGCTGGAAGTGGCGACGTTCTATTTCATGTTCCAGCTGCACCCGGTGGGGTCGGTGGCGAACATCCAGATTTGCGGCACCACGTCGTGCATGATCTGCGGCGCCGAGGATCTGATGGAGGTCTGCAAGCGCAAGATTTCCCCCAAGCCGCATACGGTATCCGCCGATGGCAAGTTCGCCTGGGAAGAGGTGGAATGCCTGGGCGCCTGCGCCAATGCGCCGATGGCCCAGATCGGCAAGGATTACTACGAGGATCTGACGGCCGAGAAACTGGAATGGCTGATCGACGAACTGTCGGCCGGCCGGGTTCCGGTGCCGGGGCCGCAGAACGGGCGCTATTCGTCGGAACCGCTCAGCGGCCTGACCTCGCTGAAGGATTTCGAATCCGGGCGGACGCAATACAACGCCAGCGTGCAGGCGGCGGTTGACATCGGCGACAGCGTGAAACGCATCGACGGCACCGAAGTGCCGCTGATCGTGTCCTGGCGCCGCAAGGATACCGCCGATGTGCCCGCGCGCGCGTCGGAAGAACCGTCGAAGGCCGCTGCCGGCATCGCGCCGGAAAAGGCCGAGGCGCTGGCCACCGGGAAACCCCCGGTCGAGGTTGCAAAACCCGCCGGCGTGGCCGAGGCGGCGCCGGGCCAGAACGTGGCCGAAGCTGCCGGGACCAAGCCGGCCGCGCTGGCTGCGGCGCGCGATGGCAAGGGCGACGATCTGAAGGTGATCGAAGGCATCGGCCCGGTGCTGGAAAAGCTGTGCCATGAACTGGGCATCTTCCATTACGATCAGATCGCGGCCTGGGGCCCGGCGGAAATCGCGTGGATGGATGCGAACCTCAAGGGCTTCAAGGGCCGGGTCACCCGCGACAAGTGGGTGGCGCAGGCGAAACTGATTGGCGAGGTGGGAATCCCGGCATTCCTGGAACGCGCCAAGACCAACGACTACTGA
- a CDS encoding NADH-quinone oxidoreductase subunit C: MSDALNELGAYIEAKRGDDVVGWTVAFGELNVEILPGRTVTFMDFLRTDPTCRFGTLVDITAIDWPERAKRFDVVWHLLSMHRNHRIRVRAAIEEDQMIPSSVSVWPAANWFEREVFDMFGILFSGHPDLRRILTDYGFRGHPLRKDFPTTGYTEVRYDEAQKRVVYEPVKLVQEYRQFDFLSPWEGAQYILPGDDKAGAK; this comes from the coding sequence ATGTCCGACGCCCTGAACGAACTCGGCGCCTATATCGAGGCGAAGCGCGGCGACGATGTCGTCGGCTGGACGGTCGCCTTTGGCGAGCTGAACGTGGAAATCCTGCCGGGCCGCACCGTGACCTTCATGGATTTCCTGCGCACCGATCCGACCTGCCGCTTTGGCACGCTGGTCGACATCACCGCCATCGACTGGCCGGAACGCGCCAAGCGGTTCGATGTGGTCTGGCACCTGCTGTCGATGCACCGCAACCACCGCATCCGCGTGCGCGCCGCGATCGAGGAAGATCAGATGATCCCGTCCTCGGTTTCGGTCTGGCCGGCGGCCAACTGGTTCGAACGCGAAGTGTTCGACATGTTCGGCATCCTGTTTTCGGGTCACCCCGACCTGCGCCGCATCCTGACCGACTATGGTTTCCGCGGCCACCCGCTGCGCAAGGATTTCCCGACCACCGGCTATACCGAAGTCCGCTATGACGAGGCGCAGAAGCGCGTCGTCTACGAACCCGTCAAGCTGGTGCAGGAATACCGGCAGTTCGATTTTCTCAGCCCGTGGGAAGGCGCGCAATACATCCTTCCGGGCGATGACAAGGCGGGGGCGAAGTGA
- a CDS encoding DUF5337 family protein: MAARPPTDAAAFARQMRVTGAVIAATTVLWLLLGEIGRQYGWDGRFALLIDLAALAAYVWALFVAWQLWRKRRDI, encoded by the coding sequence GTGGCTGCCCGTCCGCCGACCGATGCCGCCGCCTTTGCCCGCCAGATGCGGGTGACGGGCGCGGTCATCGCCGCAACAACGGTCCTGTGGCTGTTGCTGGGCGAGATCGGGCGGCAATACGGCTGGGACGGGCGCTTTGCCCTGTTGATCGACCTGGCGGCACTGGCCGCCTATGTCTGGGCGCTGTTCGTGGCCTGGCAACTCTGGCGGAAACGCCGGGATATATGA
- the nuoF gene encoding NADH-quinone oxidoreductase subunit NuoF produces MLKDQDRIFTNLYGMHDRSLAGAKKRGHWDGTAAIIARGRDKIIDEMKASGLRGRGGAGFPTGMKWSFMPKQSDGRPSYLVINADESEPATCKDREIMRHDPHTLIEGALIASFAMNAHTAYIYLRGEYIREREALQRAIDECYDAGLLGRNAAGSGWDFDVFLHHGAGAYICGEETALLESLEGKKGMPRMKPPFPAGAGLYGCPTTVNNVESIAVVPTILRRGPEWFAGFGRPNNAGVKLYAMSGHVMTPCVIEETMSIPLRELIDKHGGGVRGGWKNLKAVIPGGASCPVLTAEQCEDAIMDYDGMRALRSSFGTACMIVMDQQTDIIKAIWRLSKFFKHESCGQCTPCREGTGWMMRVMERLVTGEAEVEEIDMLLDVTKQVEGHTICALGDAAAWPIQGLIRNFRGEIEDRIKAKRTGRTGALAAE; encoded by the coding sequence ATGCTGAAGGATCAGGACCGGATCTTTACCAACCTTTACGGGATGCATGACCGCAGCCTGGCAGGGGCGAAGAAGCGCGGCCACTGGGATGGCACCGCCGCAATCATTGCGCGCGGTCGCGACAAGATCATCGACGAGATGAAGGCATCCGGCCTGCGCGGCCGCGGTGGCGCCGGCTTCCCCACGGGGATGAAGTGGTCCTTCATGCCCAAGCAGTCGGATGGCCGGCCGTCCTATCTGGTGATCAACGCCGACGAATCGGAACCTGCGACCTGCAAGGACCGGGAAATCATGCGCCACGATCCGCATACGCTGATCGAAGGCGCGCTGATTGCCAGCTTCGCGATGAACGCGCATACCGCCTATATCTACCTGCGCGGCGAATACATCCGCGAGCGTGAGGCGCTGCAACGCGCCATCGACGAATGCTATGATGCCGGCCTGCTGGGCCGCAACGCGGCCGGGTCGGGCTGGGATTTCGACGTGTTCCTGCACCATGGCGCCGGCGCCTATATCTGCGGCGAGGAAACCGCGCTGCTGGAAAGCCTTGAAGGCAAGAAGGGCATGCCCCGGATGAAGCCGCCGTTCCCGGCCGGCGCGGGCCTGTATGGCTGCCCGACCACGGTGAACAACGTGGAATCCATTGCCGTGGTTCCCACCATCCTGCGCCGCGGGCCGGAATGGTTTGCCGGCTTTGGCCGCCCGAACAATGCGGGCGTCAAGCTCTATGCCATGTCGGGCCATGTGATGACGCCCTGCGTCATCGAGGAAACCATGTCGATCCCGCTGCGCGAGCTGATCGACAAACACGGCGGCGGTGTGCGCGGCGGCTGGAAGAACCTCAAGGCGGTGATCCCGGGCGGCGCATCCTGCCCGGTGCTGACGGCGGAACAATGCGAAGATGCCATCATGGATTACGATGGCATGCGCGCGCTGCGGTCGTCCTTCGGCACCGCCTGCATGATCGTGATGGATCAGCAGACCGACATCATCAAGGCGATCTGGCGGCTGTCCAAGTTCTTCAAGCACGAAAGCTGCGGCCAGTGCACGCCCTGCCGCGAAGGCACCGGCTGGATGATGCGGGTGATGGAACGCCTGGTCACCGGCGAGGCAGAGGTCGAGGAAATCGACATGCTGCTGGACGTGACCAAGCAGGTCGAGGGGCATACGATCTGCGCGCTTGGCGATGCGGCGGCTTGGCCGATCCAGGGCCTGATCCGCAACTTCCGGGGCGAGATCGAGGACCGTATCAAGGCCAAACGCACCGGGCGCACCGGCGCCCTGGCGGCGGAGTGA
- a CDS encoding GFA family protein: protein MAESLNGACLCGACTFTATPVSDEAGVCHCSMCRKFSGGMFIVIDCSGTLEFAADAPVTRFQSSPWGERAFCARCGSSLAWLSRDGKMAFVSAQAFPDPGRFPVKHQLFIDCKPGSYSLAGDTSTMTEAEFMAQYAAAPEGSA from the coding sequence ATGGCGGAATCCCTGAACGGCGCCTGCCTGTGCGGCGCCTGCACCTTTACCGCTACCCCGGTCTCGGACGAGGCGGGCGTGTGCCATTGCAGCATGTGCCGCAAGTTTTCCGGCGGGATGTTCATCGTGATCGATTGCTCGGGCACGCTGGAGTTTGCCGCCGATGCGCCGGTGACGCGGTTCCAGTCCAGCCCATGGGGTGAGCGCGCGTTTTGCGCGCGCTGCGGGTCGTCGCTGGCCTGGCTGTCGCGCGATGGCAAGATGGCCTTCGTCTCGGCCCAGGCGTTCCCGGATCCGGGCCGTTTCCCGGTGAAGCACCAGCTTTTCATCGACTGCAAGCCTGGCAGCTACAGCCTGGCGGGCGATACCTCGACGATGACCGAGGCCGAGTTCATGGCGCAGTATGCAGCCGCCCCGGAGGGGAGCGCATGA
- a CDS encoding NADH-quinone oxidoreductase subunit D, giving the protein MMDGDIRRNTYDDGSTDLVPGEQKIRNFNINFGPQHPAAHGVLRLVLELDGEIVERADPHVGLLHRGTEKLMESRTYLQNLPYLDRLDYVAPMNQEHAWCMAIEKLTGTVVPRRASLIRVLFSEIGRVLNHLLNVTTGAMDVGALTPPLWGFTAREELMVFYERACGARLHAAYFRPGGVHQDLTPQLLEDIDAWAEKFPKLLDDLDGLLTENRIFKQRTVDIGVVTADEAIAWGFSGVMVRGSGMAWDLRRSQPYECYDEFDFQIPVGKNGDCFDRYLIRMQEMRESTKVIRQAIAKLRVEQGDVLARGKLTPPKRAEMKRSMEALIHHFKLYTEGFHVPAGEAYAAVEAPKGEFGVYIVADGTNKPWRAKLRAPGFAHLQATDFMTRGHQLADVSAIIATMDLVFGEVDR; this is encoded by the coding sequence ATGATGGACGGCGATATCCGGCGCAACACCTATGACGACGGTTCGACGGACCTTGTGCCGGGCGAGCAGAAGATCCGCAACTTCAACATCAACTTCGGGCCCCAGCACCCTGCTGCGCACGGCGTGCTGCGCCTTGTGCTGGAACTGGACGGCGAGATCGTGGAACGCGCCGACCCGCATGTCGGGTTGTTGCACCGCGGCACCGAAAAGCTGATGGAATCGCGGACCTATCTGCAAAACCTGCCCTATCTGGACCGGCTGGATTACGTGGCGCCGATGAACCAGGAACACGCCTGGTGCATGGCCATCGAAAAGCTGACCGGCACCGTGGTGCCGCGCCGCGCCAGCCTGATCCGCGTGCTGTTTTCCGAAATCGGCCGGGTGCTGAACCACCTGCTGAACGTGACGACCGGCGCGATGGACGTGGGCGCGCTGACCCCGCCGCTGTGGGGCTTCACCGCGCGCGAAGAACTGATGGTGTTCTACGAACGCGCCTGCGGGGCGCGGCTGCACGCCGCCTATTTCCGCCCCGGCGGCGTCCACCAGGATCTGACGCCGCAGCTGCTGGAGGATATCGACGCCTGGGCCGAGAAATTCCCCAAGCTGCTGGACGATCTGGACGGCCTGCTGACGGAAAACCGCATCTTCAAGCAGCGCACCGTCGATATCGGCGTGGTGACGGCGGACGAGGCGATCGCCTGGGGCTTTTCGGGCGTCATGGTGCGCGGATCGGGTATGGCCTGGGATCTGCGGCGGTCGCAACCCTATGAATGTTACGACGAATTCGACTTCCAGATCCCCGTGGGCAAGAACGGCGACTGTTTCGACCGCTACCTGATCCGCATGCAGGAAATGCGCGAGTCGACCAAGGTCATCCGTCAGGCCATTGCCAAGCTGCGCGTGGAACAGGGCGACGTGCTGGCGCGCGGCAAGCTGACGCCGCCGAAACGGGCCGAGATGAAGCGGTCGATGGAAGCGCTGATCCACCACTTCAAGCTGTATACCGAAGGCTTCCACGTTCCGGCCGGCGAAGCCTATGCCGCGGTCGAGGCGCCCAAGGGCGAATTCGGCGTCTATATCGTGGCCGACGGCACCAACAAGCCGTGGCGCGCGAAACTGCGGGCGCCGGGCTTTGCCCACCTGCAAGCGACCGATTTCATGACCCGCGGCCACCAGCTGGCCGATGTGTCGGCGATCATCGCCACCATGGATCTGGTGTTCGGCGAGGTGGACCGCTGA
- a CDS encoding carboxymuconolactone decarboxylase family protein, producing MNEAYAKMIQQMMESGQEMLRAFNPAMEQMKVGGLDRMFPTMSKDMMEMWFGRTFNRDGLDAKTRLLLTIGALTVLGAQAEPQMKMTVRHALEAGATEREIAEVIWQMSVFGGLPAMQKALEIAQSVFAEIEEKKE from the coding sequence ATGAACGAAGCCTACGCCAAGATGATCCAGCAGATGATGGAAAGCGGGCAGGAGATGCTGCGCGCCTTCAATCCGGCGATGGAACAGATGAAGGTCGGGGGCCTGGACCGCATGTTCCCCACCATGTCCAAGGACATGATGGAAATGTGGTTCGGCCGTACCTTCAACCGCGACGGGCTGGATGCCAAGACCCGGCTTCTCTTGACCATCGGCGCGCTGACGGTGCTGGGCGCCCAGGCCGAGCCGCAGATGAAGATGACCGTGCGCCACGCGCTGGAAGCGGGCGCCACGGAACGCGAGATCGCCGAGGTGATCTGGCAGATGAGCGTATTCGGCGGCCTGCCCGCCATGCAGAAGGCCCTGGAAATCGCCCAGAGCGTCTTTGCCGAGATCGAGGAGAAAAAGGAATGA
- the nuoH gene encoding NADH-quinone oxidoreductase subunit NuoH, which yields MAEFFQTPAGIAVIIAAQSLLVIGFAMISLIFLVYGDRKIWAAVQLRRGPNVVGPWGLLQTFADALKYMLKEIVVPAGADRPVFFLAPLMSFVLAMAAFAVVPFNAGWVLADINVAILFVFAVSSLEVYGVIMGGWASNSKYPFLGGLRSAAQMISYEVSLGLIIIGIIISTGSMNLTAIVEAQRGDYGIFNWYWLPHLPMVVLFFISALAETNRPPFDLPEAESELVAGFMVEYSSTPYLLFMAGEYIAIWLMCALIPLLFFGGWLSPIPGLPDGFLWMFAKMVFFFFLFAMVKAIVPRYRYDQLMRIGWKVFLPLSLGWVVLVSFLAKFEVLGGAWARWTIGG from the coding sequence ATGGCTGAATTCTTCCAGACACCGGCCGGGATCGCGGTCATCATCGCGGCGCAAAGCCTGCTGGTGATCGGCTTTGCGATGATCTCGCTGATTTTCCTCGTCTATGGCGACCGCAAGATCTGGGCGGCGGTGCAGCTGCGGCGCGGGCCGAACGTGGTGGGGCCCTGGGGCCTGCTGCAAACCTTTGCCGATGCGCTGAAGTATATGCTGAAGGAAATCGTCGTGCCTGCGGGCGCCGACCGCCCGGTGTTCTTCCTGGCGCCGCTGATGTCGTTTGTGCTGGCCATGGCGGCCTTTGCCGTGGTGCCGTTCAATGCGGGCTGGGTGCTGGCCGATATCAACGTGGCCATCCTGTTCGTCTTCGCCGTCTCCTCGCTGGAGGTTTACGGCGTGATCATGGGCGGCTGGGCCTCGAACTCGAAATACCCGTTCCTGGGCGGCCTGCGGTCTGCGGCGCAGATGATTTCCTACGAGGTGTCGCTGGGCCTGATCATCATCGGGATCATCATCTCGACCGGTTCGATGAACCTGACCGCCATTGTCGAGGCGCAGCGCGGCGATTACGGGATCTTCAACTGGTACTGGCTGCCGCACCTGCCGATGGTGGTGCTGTTCTTCATCTCGGCGCTGGCGGAAACCAACCGCCCGCCGTTCGACCTGCCCGAGGCGGAATCGGAACTGGTCGCGGGCTTCATGGTGGAATATTCCTCGACGCCTTACCTGCTGTTCATGGCTGGCGAATATATCGCCATCTGGCTGATGTGCGCGCTGATCCCGCTGTTGTTCTTCGGGGGCTGGCTGTCGCCCATCCCGGGGCTGCCCGACGGGTTCCTGTGGATGTTCGCCAAGATGGTGTTCTTCTTCTTCCTGTTCGCCATGGTGAAGGCCATCGTGCCGCGCTACCGCTATGACCAGCTGATGCGGATCGGCTGGAAGGTGTTCCTGCCGCTGTCGCTGGGCTGGGTCGTGCTGGTCTCGTTCCTTGCGAAATTCGAAGTGCTGGGCGGCGCCTGGGCGCGCTGGACCATCGGGGGCTGA